The Haloarcula sp. CBA1127 genomic interval GCCTGTCTCGCCAGCGAGTTCGTCGCCCGTAACCCACAGCGCTACGGCGGGCTCGTGGCTCTCAGTGGCGGCCTCATCGGCGAGACCATCGACGAAAGCGAGTACGAGGGCGACATCGAGGAGACGCCGGTGTTCCTGGGCTGTAGCGACGTCGACCCGCACATTCCCGAAGAGCGCGTTCACGTCACGGCCTCGGTCTTCGAGCAACTGAACGGGGACGTGGAGGAACGCATCTACGAGGGGATGGGCCACGGCGTGAACGAGGACGAACTGGCGTACGTCTCGTCGCTGACCGCTGGCCTCGTCAATTAGGCGGTCCGACCGCTGGCACGTTCACCGAAAAACCTCTCGATGAGTGGCCCAACAGGGAGTTACCGGCCCCTCACCGCGAGGTTTAGTGGTTGGGAATATCACACATAGCATGAGGATTTCCCGCCGACGGTTTCTCGCCACAGTTGGGGCCGGTGTGACGCTCGGCGGCGCAGGCTGTGTTGGGGATGACGGTGCTACTGCTGGAGCGGGCTCGGAACCCGACTCCAGTACTGGAACCAGCGCGGCATCGACGGTAACCGATCGGAACGACAGACCAGAACCGCCCACAACTGATAGCCACCTGCATCTGGATTACGAGACTGGGACACTCGAAGAGAATATCGTCAGCGGTGGTGTTCCAAAAGATGGGATTCCAGCCATCGACGACCCGACGTTTGCGGATACGCCCCCGGACGGATTAGCTCCGGACGACCCAGTATTCGGCGTGGTCCGCGACGGCGAGGCGAAAGCCTATCCCCAGTACATACTCGTCCATCACGAGATCGTGAACGACACCATTGCCGGCGACGCCGTCGCTGTGACGTACTGTCCGCTGACGGGCACCGCACAGGGGTTCGAGCGTGGCCCGGTAGAGTTCGGCGTGTCCGGACGGCTGGTAAACTCGAATTTGACGATGTACGACCGGGGCACCGATAGCTGGTGGCCACAGATGCTCGCGACGGCAATTACAGGCCCACTAACTGGCGAGTCGCTGCGTGAGTTCCGGGTCACCTGGACAACGTGGAGCCACTGGTCCGGCGTCTATCCGGAGACGCGCATCCTCACCGAAGACACGGGGTTCTCGCGGCGCTATGGCGTTGACCCGTACGGCCAGTACAACGAGAACCGCGGCTACTATTCGAGTACGCGAACGCTGTTTGAGCCCTTGCAGAGCGACAGTCGTGCTCACCCAAAAGCCGTAGTCATCGGAACCCGGACGGAAACCGGGGCACTCGCATTCGACAAGGAAACACTGCTGGATCAGCGCGTGCTGACCGGCCGTATCGACGACACGCCGCACGTCGCGGTCGCCGATACCGACCTCGCAACCGGCTACGTGTACGCGAACCCAGAACCGATGTCAGTTGCGGCGTCGGACGACGGCTACATGATCGACGGGACGGCACATGACGCCGATTCCCTTCCGCTGGACCGCACGCTGTCTTTCGACGCGATGTGGTTCGCCTGGGCCGGCTTCTATCCGGAGAGTGGGTATGTCAACTGACAGCCCGACCGACGGGGTAGGTGTGGTTGCCAGCACCCAGCGCCTGTTTCGGAACACTGTGGTTGCGGTCAGCGGGGCACTCAGCCGCCGTGACGGACGGGTGTCTCTGGGTGTGTCCGGACTGGCGTACTTCCTGCTGTATCTCGCTGGTCTCAGACATCTCGGTTTCGGCCCATCCGGATACGAGGTGTCTGTCGTCAGTAACCCGCTTACCCGTGCGTTCCGACAGGTCGGCCCGTTTCAGTGGGAACCGATTGCATTAGTGATCGTCGGCCCAGTCGAACTGCTCGTCGCGCCGCTGAATATGCTTCTCGGGGCAGTTCTGGCAGCGCTGGTCGGACTCAACCTCGCCGTCTCCGTCGTCGTGTGGCGCGGCCCATCGGCCTGCCGTCTCGGCCCGGGCGCAGGGGCTGTGTCGGGACTACCGGGACTGCTCTCCGGGTTCGCCTGCTGTGGGCCCACTATCCTGCTCGTTGTCGGCGTGCAGGCAAGCGCTGGGCTCCTCTCGCTGTTCCAGTGGCTCCTTCCCCTCACTGTCGTGGCACTGCTCGGAACCCTTCTCTGGGTCGGGAGCCGAGTCGAGACGGCGCAACAGGTCGCGTAGATAGTACCTACTACTGGGGGATAGATAGTAGCAACAGGCTACCGTCCAAGGTAGCGGTTGGAACTTTTTTTCCCTCGATTTGAGGGAAACATATAATTACTCCGTACGACCCATCTACCAGTATGACCGCTACTGTCGTGAGCGAGGTCAACCGACCCTACGTGCCGACGGGCGGGGCGAAACTGACTGCTGAAATCGAAGTTGAGCCCGGTCAGCTGGAGGAACCACCCACGCGACAGATTGCCCTCTGTATCGACGCCAGTGGGTCGATGGCCGGTAACGACATCGAGCAGGCGCGCGCGGGTGCGGAGTGGGTGTTTGGGCTGCTCGACGAGGAGGATTACATCTCGATCATCGCCTTCGACAACGAGGTCACGACGGTACTTGCGCCGACGCGGTGGGGGACGATTTCGCGCGACACGGCAGTGGACGCGGTCGCTGACATCTCCGCTGGCGGGGGCACTGATATGTACAGCGGCCTGCTGGAAGCGAAGGCATCCCTGCAGGATCTACCGACCGACGATAACACGGCCCGGCGAGTCTTGCTTCTCTCCGACGGGAAGGACAACTCCCACGACCCGGAAGCGTTCGGGACGCTAGCACGCGAAATCGACACCGAAGGTATCAGGATCAAGGCGGCCGGCATCGGGAGCGACTACCGCGAGGAGACGATCCGGACGCTCGGAACCGTTGCCCGCGGCGAGTGGACACATCTGGACGCCGCCGGTGACATCGAGTCGTTCTTCGGCGACGCAGTCGAGGAGGCCGGGACCGTTGTCGCTCCTGACGCCCGTCTCGAACTTGACGTGTCCGACGGCGTCGAGGTGAGTGAGGTGTACCGCTCGCTCCCACAGACCCAGTCCGTGAACCCTGACTGGGAGGACAACACGGCCGTCGTGCCGCTGCCCGACCTGCTTGAGCGGGAGACCCAGCGGGTCGTGCTGAAGATACACGCCCCGGCCAATGACCCGCAGGACGCCGTGTCCCTGGCGGATGTCACGCTGCACGCCGGCGGCGAGACGACGCGGGAATCAATCACCGTCGACTACACCGACGACGAGGCGAAACTGGCCGAGCACAACGAACAGGTCGACGTGGACCACCGACAGACCGTTATCAAGACCGAACTCGGCAAGGGCAACGTTGCCGAAGCCCAGACGCAACTGGAGCGGATGACGCGCATCCACGGCGAGGATACCGAGGCCGTCGAGACAGCCGAACGGGAGACGCGCATCGTGATGGAAGGCGGACGCAAGGAGCAAAACAAGGCGACGAAAATCGTCACCGACGAGGGTATCCAGAAGTGACCGTCCCGATCTGTGGTGTCAGCAGGGCCGCTACTGGCCGGAGAAACGGGTGATTCATGAACTGGGAACCTGAGAGCGGTGATGTCATCGCCGGCCAGTACGAGCTTGAGGAGTTCCTCGGCAAGGGGGGGTTCGCAAAGGCGTTCCGCGCTACAGACATCGACAGCGGCGAGTCGGTCGCCGTCAAGTACCCCAACTACACCGAATCCCAGAACGACCCCGACATCATCGAGGAGTACTTCAAAAAGGAGGTCGGCTCACTGGAACGCATCCGCCGGGCCGGCGGGCACGAGAACGTGATGGATTACTACGACCAGGTCACAGAGCGTGACGTTCCATTTCTGGTCGTCCAGTTGATCGTCGACGGAATCGAACTCGACGAAGTCATCGACCAGCACGGCCCGATCGACGACAGCGAGCAGGTCCGCCAGATCGGCATCGATCTCTGTGACGCGATGGGCTTTCTTCACGAGAACGAGATCGTCTACCGGGACCTGAAACCGGAGAACGTGATGCTTACGCCTGACATCACGCCCACACTAATCGATTTCAATACGGCGACGGGCTTCGATGCGACCGAGGACCCGTCCTCCGGGAACACCGGGACGACGATTCTGGGGCCGTTCAAGCCCCGGGAAGTCGCCGAGGCCAGTCGAACCGACGTTCGGCAGGGTCCCTGGTCGGACGTGTATTCTATCGGCAAAATACTCTTGTTCCTGCTCAAGGGGAGCGTCCCGAAAAAGGACGGCGTGAACCCGCAGGCGTTCGGGGCCGACTGCGACGATTATCTGGCCGAAATCGTCGAACGGGCCACGCAGTCACACTACCGTGACCGATACCGGAACGCCACGGTCCTCAAAGAGGTCCTCGAACGGCGAGATCCGACGCCGCCCGCGACGGCGTCGGTGACGTATATACAGGCGGACAGGCAGTTCACCGTCGAACCGGGCGACACCATTGGGCGACAGGGCGCGAGCGGTCCCCCGGCATCGATAACAATCGAAGACCCACAGGGGGAGTACATCTCCTCCGTGCAAGTACAGTTCGATATCGAGGACGGCGAGTGGTCCCTTCACGACCGGAGCCTCAACGGGACGTTCGTCCAGAAAGGGGCCGGTTGGCAGCGGGTCCTTTCTGAACCCGGACGCAACCGGCTGCGCTCCGAGGGCGAGGACCCGACTGACAGACACGGCAACGTGCCCCCCGAGTCGGTGACACTCACTGACGGCGATCTGGTATCGCTGGTTCATCCGACCTACGGGGTTACGTTCGAGTTCCATCCGGAGGAGTCATGAGATACAGCACGAACTACGACATCGGCGACAGGAAGCGAGGGCAGGGAATCAACGAGGACAGCGTCTCGCTGACGGTGTTCGAGGAGGGCCATCGGGACGGCTACCGCGGGCAAGACAGACCGCAGTCGCAGGACCCGACCACAGCAGACGACGGCGAGGCGGCGGACGTGACCGACGAGCCAGCCGATACTGAGACGACAGCGGATACCGATGACGACACGGACACAGCTGACGCTGAGGACGCGGATACGTCCGGCGCTGATGACAGCGGACTCCCGATGAACCGCTCGGCCGGCGTGTTCGTGGTCGCTGACGGGGCCGGTGGGCACGACGCCGGCGACATCGCGTCGTACATCACGACGACTATCGTGGCCGAACAGCTTGCTCCCGTGGCGATCCGGACGGCCCGGAGCTATCCCGGGGGCTTTGATGTCGATGTGGCCCGTGATGTCCTGCCGGACCCACCCGGTGAGCGGGAACTCGAAACTGCCGTGGCGGAGGCGATGACAGCGGCCCACCGCGAGATCATCCGGTACGCAAGTGAGACCGGGACACAGTCCTACACGACGGTTGTCGCGGGGATCTACGCCGACGGCAAACTCCATTACGGCTGGGTCGGTGATAGCCGGGCCTACGTTGTCAACAGTGCCCGTGAGACGATTTCGCCGTTGACCAGAGACCACGCCGTTGTTCAAGAGTGGGTCGACAGCGACGAGATCGACCCTGTGGAGGCACATGTCCACCCCAACGGGAACGAAATCACACGCGCACTAGGCGGGTCCGGCTACGAGGACCCCGACGAGGCGACTGTCGGGGTGGACACGCGAACGGTCAGGCTGTACGCGGAGGACACGGTGTTGGCGACCAGCGACGGACTCATTGACGCACAGACTGACGCGCCGGAGCTGTACGAAGAGTACGTCGATTCAGACCACGCCGATTCGGTGGCCGAGCGTATCCGCGACGAGGTTGTCACCGACGACGAGATCCGTGACGTGGTCCTCGATGCATCGTCCCTCGATGCGGCGAGTCAGGAGTTCGTGTCGCTGGCAAACGACCGCGGCGGGAAAGACAACATCTCCGTGCTCCTG includes:
- a CDS encoding DUF3179 domain-containing protein; this translates as MRISRRRFLATVGAGVTLGGAGCVGDDGATAGAGSEPDSSTGTSAASTVTDRNDRPEPPTTDSHLHLDYETGTLEENIVSGGVPKDGIPAIDDPTFADTPPDGLAPDDPVFGVVRDGEAKAYPQYILVHHEIVNDTIAGDAVAVTYCPLTGTAQGFERGPVEFGVSGRLVNSNLTMYDRGTDSWWPQMLATAITGPLTGESLREFRVTWTTWSHWSGVYPETRILTEDTGFSRRYGVDPYGQYNENRGYYSSTRTLFEPLQSDSRAHPKAVVIGTRTETGALAFDKETLLDQRVLTGRIDDTPHVAVADTDLATGYVYANPEPMSVAASDDGYMIDGTAHDADSLPLDRTLSFDAMWFAWAGFYPESGYVN
- a CDS encoding VWA domain-containing protein; this encodes MTATVVSEVNRPYVPTGGAKLTAEIEVEPGQLEEPPTRQIALCIDASGSMAGNDIEQARAGAEWVFGLLDEEDYISIIAFDNEVTTVLAPTRWGTISRDTAVDAVADISAGGGTDMYSGLLEAKASLQDLPTDDNTARRVLLLSDGKDNSHDPEAFGTLAREIDTEGIRIKAAGIGSDYREETIRTLGTVARGEWTHLDAAGDIESFFGDAVEEAGTVVAPDARLELDVSDGVEVSEVYRSLPQTQSVNPDWEDNTAVVPLPDLLERETQRVVLKIHAPANDPQDAVSLADVTLHAGGETTRESITVDYTDDEAKLAEHNEQVDVDHRQTVIKTELGKGNVAEAQTQLERMTRIHGEDTEAVETAERETRIVMEGGRKEQNKATKIVTDEGIQK
- a CDS encoding FHA domain-containing serine/threonine-protein kinase, which encodes MNWEPESGDVIAGQYELEEFLGKGGFAKAFRATDIDSGESVAVKYPNYTESQNDPDIIEEYFKKEVGSLERIRRAGGHENVMDYYDQVTERDVPFLVVQLIVDGIELDEVIDQHGPIDDSEQVRQIGIDLCDAMGFLHENEIVYRDLKPENVMLTPDITPTLIDFNTATGFDATEDPSSGNTGTTILGPFKPREVAEASRTDVRQGPWSDVYSIGKILLFLLKGSVPKKDGVNPQAFGADCDDYLAEIVERATQSHYRDRYRNATVLKEVLERRDPTPPATASVTYIQADRQFTVEPGDTIGRQGASGPPASITIEDPQGEYISSVQVQFDIEDGEWSLHDRSLNGTFVQKGAGWQRVLSEPGRNRLRSEGEDPTDRHGNVPPESVTLTDGDLVSLVHPTYGVTFEFHPEES
- a CDS encoding PP2C family serine/threonine-protein phosphatase, producing the protein MRYSTNYDIGDRKRGQGINEDSVSLTVFEEGHRDGYRGQDRPQSQDPTTADDGEAADVTDEPADTETTADTDDDTDTADAEDADTSGADDSGLPMNRSAGVFVVADGAGGHDAGDIASYITTTIVAEQLAPVAIRTARSYPGGFDVDVARDVLPDPPGERELETAVAEAMTAAHREIIRYASETGTQSYTTVVAGIYADGKLHYGWVGDSRAYVVNSARETISPLTRDHAVVQEWVDSDEIDPVEAHVHPNGNEITRALGGSGYEDPDEATVGVDTRTVRLYAEDTVLATSDGLIDAQTDAPELYEEYVDSDHADSVAERIRDEVVTDDEIRDVVLDASSLDAASQEFVSLANDRGGKDNISVLLFADSALPKTPESGGMPVRDIDPDLDISERDTVIMTDE